The following proteins are encoded in a genomic region of Bubalus kerabau isolate K-KA32 ecotype Philippines breed swamp buffalo chromosome 15, PCC_UOA_SB_1v2, whole genome shotgun sequence:
- the LOC129629029 gene encoding olfactory receptor 52R1-like: protein MMLTSGNSSSHPEFFILLGIPGLENSQFWVAFPFCTMYVVALVGNITLLHVIRTDPTLHEPMYLFLAMLAITDLVLSTSTQPKMLAIFWFHDHEIEYHACLIQLFFIHGFSSVESGLLMAMALDHYVAVCFPLHHSSILTPSVVGKLGAGVMMRGLLWVSPFCFMVSRMPFCPNRIISQSYCEHMAALKLLYADTRVNRVYGLSVAICVTGFDIIIISVSYVIILRTVMGLPSGEARLKAFGTCASHICVILALYIPALFTYLTHHFGHHVPRVVHVMFAIVYLLVPPMFNPIIYGVRTKQIRDRVIQGYYRKDSQLKP, encoded by the coding sequence ATGATGTTGACTTCAGGGAATAGCTCTTCTCATCCTGAGTTCTTCATCCTGCTTGGGATCCCAGGATTGGAGAATTCTCAATTTTGGGTTGCCTTTCCATTCTGTACCATGTATGTTGTGGCTCTAGTCGGCAATATCACTCTCCTTCATGTAATACGAACTGATCCCACCTTGCATGAGCCCATGTACCTCTTTCTGGCTATGCTGGCTATCACTGACCTGGTCCTCTCCACTTCCACACAACCTAAAATGCTGGCCATATTCTGGTTTCACGATCATGAGATTGAATACCATGCCTGCCTCATCCAGCTGTTCTTCATCCATGGCTTTTCTTCAGTGGAGTCCGGATTGCTCATGGCTATGGCCTTGGACCATTATGTGGCTGTCTGCTTCCCACTTCATCACTCTAGTATCCTGACCCCATCTGTCGTGGGCAAACTGGGGGCAGGTGTGATGATGAGAGGGCTGCTGTGGGTGAGTCCTTTCTGCTTCATGGTGTCCAGGATGCCCTTCTGCCCCAATCGGATCATCTCCCAGTCCTACTGTGAGCACATGGCTGCGCTGAAGTTGCTGTATGCTGACACCAGAGTAAATCGTGTATATGGACTTTCTGTGGCCATCTGTGTAACTGGCTTTGATATTATCATCATCAGTGTATCCTATGTAATAATTTTAAGAACTGTTATGGGGTTACCCTCAGGTGAAGCCCGGCTCAAGGCTTTTGGCACCTGTGCCTCCCATATCTGTGTCATCTTGGCTCTTTATATCCCAGCCCTCTTTACTTACCTCACCCACCACTTTGGACATCATGTGCCCCGAGTAGTACATGTCATGTTTGCTATTGTCTATCTCCTGGTACCTCCCATGTTCAACCCCATCATTTATGGAGTTAGAACCAAACAGATCAGGGACAGGGTTATTCAAGGATATTATAGAAAAGACTCCCAACTCAAACCATAG